In Tolypothrix sp. NIES-4075, the following proteins share a genomic window:
- a CDS encoding glycosyltransferase: MNNIPPNSLLAVPTGALQIPELIELPVGASSENILFSLVIPTYKERDNIKNVVTILSQILDESIPFEYELIVVDDDSPDGTWEFAQSLTPEYPQLRVMRRQNERGLSSAVIRGWQAARGRILGVIDGDLQHPPEVLTQLLRVISEGADLAVASRHVEGGGVSSWSFVRRLLSRGAQLLGLVILPGVLGRVSDPMSGYFMVRRSSLAGVTLNPVGYKILLEVIGRGEVRSIAEVGYVFCERKQGESKVTSKQYLDYIHHLVRLRLSTGRLGKISQNISFPVDRFVRFGLVGLSGVFVDMTLLYLLSDPTTLALPLTRSKIITGEIAIINNFLWNDAWTFADVSTRQQEWRQRLKRFLKFNIICLAGLVLNVLVLNLVFNFIIPNRYIANLIAIAAATVWNFWVNLKLSWRVTQVK; encoded by the coding sequence ATGAATAATATTCCTCCAAACTCGCTTTTAGCAGTTCCAACGGGTGCATTACAGATTCCCGAATTAATAGAACTCCCGGTAGGCGCAAGTAGTGAAAATATCCTCTTTTCTCTAGTGATTCCTACTTACAAAGAACGAGACAATATCAAGAATGTTGTCACCATATTGAGCCAGATTTTAGATGAGTCTATCCCTTTTGAGTACGAACTAATTGTGGTGGACGATGACAGTCCAGATGGTACTTGGGAATTTGCACAATCGCTCACACCTGAATATCCTCAACTGCGGGTAATGCGTCGTCAAAATGAACGGGGGCTTTCTAGTGCAGTAATTCGTGGTTGGCAAGCGGCAAGAGGGCGTATTTTAGGAGTAATTGATGGGGACTTACAGCATCCGCCAGAGGTGCTGACGCAATTGTTACGCGTCATATCTGAAGGTGCAGATTTGGCAGTGGCTAGTCGTCACGTAGAAGGTGGCGGTGTAAGTAGCTGGAGTTTTGTCAGGCGTTTGTTGTCGCGAGGCGCTCAGTTGTTGGGCTTGGTTATTCTACCTGGGGTACTGGGTAGGGTATCCGACCCGATGAGTGGTTACTTTATGGTGCGTCGAAGTTCGCTTGCTGGTGTGACACTCAATCCAGTGGGCTACAAAATTCTCCTTGAGGTGATTGGACGGGGTGAGGTACGCTCGATTGCTGAAGTTGGTTATGTTTTCTGTGAGCGCAAACAAGGTGAAAGCAAAGTCACATCGAAGCAATATCTGGACTACATACACCACTTAGTACGTTTAAGGCTTTCTACTGGACGGCTGGGAAAAATCAGTCAAAACATCAGTTTCCCTGTAGATCGATTTGTCCGTTTTGGTTTGGTGGGGCTGAGTGGGGTATTTGTGGATATGACGCTGCTTTATTTGCTCAGTGACCCGACTACCTTGGCTTTGCCCCTGACTCGCAGTAAAATTATTACTGGCGAAATTGCAATTATCAATAATTTCTTGTGGAATGACGCTTGGACTTTTGCTGATGTCTCTACTCGGCAGCAGGAATGGCGTCAACGCTTGAAGCGGTTTTTGAAATTCAATATTATTTGTCTTGCTGGTTTGGTGTTGAATGTGCTGGTGTTAAATCTGGTGTTCAATTTTATTATCCCTAACCGCTATATCGCTAACCTGATTGCGATCGCAGCTGCTACTGTCTGGAACTTCTGGGTTAACTTAAAACTTAGCTGGCGCGTGACGCAAGTAAAATAA
- the psb27 gene encoding photosystem II protein Psb27 — MKRYWSRLLALVLVLAIGLMGCGSPDSLTGNYSQDTLAVVNIMKNALDLPDDAPNKAAIQAEARQKINDFSARYQRVSSVSGLNSFTTMRTALNSLAGHYSSYPNRPVPQKLKKRLQLEFQQVEAALKRGG; from the coding sequence ATGAAGCGCTATTGGTCACGTCTGCTTGCCCTGGTTTTGGTTTTAGCGATCGGCTTGATGGGCTGTGGTAGTCCGGATAGTTTGACCGGAAATTATAGTCAAGACACTTTGGCTGTTGTCAATATCATGAAAAATGCCTTAGACCTCCCCGATGATGCTCCAAATAAAGCAGCAATTCAGGCAGAAGCGCGTCAAAAAATTAATGACTTTTCAGCTCGCTACCAGCGGGTTAGCTCTGTTTCTGGTCTGAACTCGTTTACAACTATGCGGACGGCTTTAAATTCCCTAGCCGGACACTACAGTTCTTACCCAAATCGTCCTGTACCACAAAAGCTGAAAAAACGCCTACAGCTTGAGTTTCAACAGGTAGAAGCCGCATTAAAGCGTGGTGGTTAA
- a CDS encoding family 10 glycosylhydrolase — translation MSNRFLNIAKPILFWRRLFAVMFCTSLLIPLNVVSQRAEAQVNNYCQLSATATQEKDNLRALAQKGDQDAQNNYRQLLQQHAQALRECRSRTWPQVQAIWLRLYPCDIQPGAIDQIMDRIVSRGYNQVFLEAFYDGQVLLPAGSNPTVWPSVVRTPGSEKVDLLAQAIQKGRERGLKVYAWMFTTNFGYTYAQRQDRQGAIARNGKGQTSLYVVDNGSQVFIDPYNLQAKRDYYQLQQEIIRRRPDGVLFDYVRYPRQAGSDSIATKVSDLWLFTEATQQALFQRAQNYKGLDLIRRFLSKGYVTAGDIADVDKVYPTEGEPLWQGRTPPAVTAEKSLMTANERQPLLQVELWQLAVAHAMQGILDFVTLASYPAQQLGIPAGVVFFPEGNQSLGQGYDSRLQPWDRFPSNLEWHPMLYANCADTGCIVSQAQRVLSMAKPGTQVIPALAGKWGESISNRPPLEVQMQALRQLAPQLKGVSHFAYSWQYPEQDSDRKFCRVR, via the coding sequence ATGTCTAACCGTTTCTTGAATATTGCAAAACCAATATTATTTTGGCGTCGCTTGTTCGCTGTTATGTTCTGCACTAGTTTGCTGATTCCCTTGAATGTTGTCAGTCAACGAGCAGAAGCGCAAGTAAACAACTATTGCCAGTTATCAGCAACGGCAACGCAAGAAAAAGACAATTTACGCGCTTTGGCACAAAAAGGCGATCAAGATGCCCAGAACAACTATCGGCAGTTGTTGCAACAACACGCACAAGCTTTGCGAGAATGCCGCAGTCGCACTTGGCCCCAAGTTCAAGCAATTTGGTTGCGCTTGTATCCTTGTGACATTCAACCGGGAGCAATCGATCAGATTATGGATCGAATTGTTAGCCGGGGCTATAACCAAGTTTTTTTAGAAGCGTTTTATGATGGGCAAGTGCTATTGCCAGCAGGATCTAACCCGACGGTTTGGCCCTCTGTGGTTCGCACACCAGGGTCGGAAAAAGTTGATTTGTTAGCTCAAGCAATTCAAAAAGGGCGAGAACGCGGTTTGAAAGTTTACGCTTGGATGTTTACAACCAATTTTGGTTATACTTATGCCCAGCGTCAAGATAGGCAAGGTGCGATCGCTCGCAATGGCAAAGGTCAAACTAGCTTATATGTTGTAGATAACGGCAGTCAAGTGTTTATTGACCCCTACAACTTGCAAGCTAAACGCGACTATTACCAACTGCAACAAGAAATAATCCGTCGTCGTCCAGATGGAGTACTGTTTGACTATGTACGCTATCCGCGACAGGCAGGAAGTGATTCTATCGCCACTAAAGTTTCAGATTTATGGCTATTTACCGAAGCCACTCAACAAGCTTTATTTCAACGCGCACAGAATTACAAAGGGTTGGACTTGATTCGGCGCTTTTTGAGTAAGGGATACGTCACAGCCGGAGATATCGCCGATGTCGATAAAGTGTATCCTACTGAAGGTGAACCACTGTGGCAAGGTCGCACTCCCCCAGCAGTAACAGCAGAAAAATCGCTGATGACTGCAAACGAAAGGCAACCCCTTTTGCAAGTAGAATTATGGCAGCTTGCAGTTGCCCACGCGATGCAAGGTATCCTGGATTTTGTCACTTTAGCTAGTTACCCCGCACAGCAGCTAGGTATTCCCGCAGGAGTGGTGTTTTTCCCTGAAGGAAATCAATCATTAGGACAAGGTTATGATTCTCGCTTGCAACCTTGGGATAGATTTCCCAGTAACCTAGAATGGCATCCGATGTTGTATGCTAATTGCGCTGATACTGGTTGTATTGTGTCTCAAGCACAGCGAGTTTTGAGTATGGCAAAACCAGGGACGCAGGTGATTCCCGCTTTAGCCGGCAAGTGGGGTGAATCTATTAGTAATCGTCCGCCATTAGAAGTGCAAATGCAAGCACTGCGCCAATTAGCCCCGCAACTTAAAGGTGTCAGCCATTTTGCCTATTCTTGGCAATATCCCGAACAAGATAGCGATCGCAAGTTCTGTCGTGTTCGGTAA
- a CDS encoding glycosyltransferase family 39 protein, translating into MTIPKLFVRFSWKHLLMSAIALGVLLRILNLGSREFWYDEVLSLLLSNGQKNAYHTPRDVPVILAEYTSLLSLPVEVSIRGFITTFNNLFHSLLGGEPHPPLFFLSQHIWLRLFGNSEAAMRSLNAMVSVGAIASIYGLGKLLGGNRGGLLLAALLALNPFYLFHSLNFRMYAPLVLWAILSAWSLLHLTYQQDNDTPKSRHVLLWNVILITSVAAGLLTFYLYAYWVITLAALVLYLDRQHWWQHGLRLGTGVLLTMPWVLWGTLKQLHNADLKRFGVTPQSTNPLLTHLQNVAQTLGTHLVVGDWVTTLPLTSVIFSGCITILLLMLCSISLWQTKEQQKLGIALILGILPLLLALLIDFATKKFTLGFGYGRTMIIILPGCLLLLTLWLELATPKQWRIPIAIGLLLLYLSISIGDFSQRQRSVFHSVAELILQQPKEPTLVAMNSQAWGHVMRLAYYISPQSPVMLLAQKPVELATNLQKVLKQDIERYPRVIWLDSDNPVWSRLNTEAEIQREKQRVQQVLSDQYQLKKSQHLSGTMSLDNFTVNIYERFSKN; encoded by the coding sequence TTGACAATCCCTAAATTGTTTGTGCGCTTTTCTTGGAAGCATTTGCTAATGAGTGCGATCGCGCTAGGAGTTTTATTGCGAATTCTCAATTTGGGAAGTCGAGAATTTTGGTATGACGAAGTTTTATCATTACTGCTGTCTAATGGACAAAAGAATGCATACCACACTCCTAGGGATGTACCAGTAATTTTGGCTGAGTATACATCTTTGTTGAGTCTACCCGTTGAAGTCTCAATTCGCGGCTTTATTACAACCTTTAATAATTTATTTCATAGTTTGCTAGGAGGGGAACCTCATCCACCATTATTTTTCTTGAGTCAGCACATCTGGCTGCGGCTTTTTGGTAATAGCGAAGCTGCAATGCGAAGTTTAAATGCGATGGTCAGTGTAGGTGCGATCGCCAGCATTTATGGTTTAGGTAAGCTCTTAGGAGGAAATCGTGGGGGATTACTTCTAGCAGCTTTACTGGCACTAAATCCATTTTATTTATTCCACTCGCTGAATTTTCGGATGTATGCTCCCCTAGTTTTATGGGCAATACTTAGTGCTTGGTCACTATTGCATTTAACTTATCAGCAAGATAATGACACTCCAAAAAGTCGTCATGTGTTGCTATGGAACGTTATTTTAATTACATCAGTAGCAGCCGGACTTTTAACTTTTTATCTATATGCCTATTGGGTAATTACTTTAGCAGCTTTGGTACTTTACCTCGATAGACAACATTGGTGGCAACACGGTTTGCGTTTGGGAACTGGAGTTTTGCTAACTATGCCTTGGGTGCTATGGGGTACGCTTAAACAACTCCATAATGCTGATTTAAAGCGTTTTGGAGTAACACCACAATCTACCAATCCGTTGTTAACTCACTTACAAAATGTTGCCCAAACTTTAGGAACTCACTTAGTAGTAGGAGACTGGGTAACAACTCTACCACTAACGAGTGTAATTTTCAGTGGGTGCATAACAATATTGCTACTAATGCTGTGTAGCATCAGTCTTTGGCAAACCAAAGAACAGCAAAAGCTAGGAATTGCTTTAATTTTGGGAATTTTGCCTCTTTTACTAGCACTATTGATAGACTTTGCAACTAAAAAGTTTACTCTAGGCTTTGGTTATGGGCGGACTATGATTATTATTCTGCCAGGGTGTTTATTATTGCTGACGTTGTGGTTAGAACTAGCGACTCCTAAACAATGGCGTATCCCCATCGCAATTGGATTATTGCTGTTATATCTCTCCATCAGTATCGGTGATTTTAGCCAGCGTCAGCGGTCTGTTTTCCATTCGGTTGCCGAATTAATTTTACAGCAACCAAAGGAACCAACTTTAGTGGCGATGAATTCCCAGGCTTGGGGTCATGTGATGCGTTTAGCTTATTACATTTCTCCACAATCGCCTGTTATGCTTCTCGCTCAAAAACCTGTGGAACTAGCAACTAATTTACAAAAGGTTCTTAAGCAAGATATTGAGCGATACCCTCGCGTTATCTGGTTAGATAGTGACAATCCTGTGTGGTCTCGTTTAAATACAGAGGCAGAAATACAAAGGGAAAAACAGCGAGTTCAACAAGTTCTATCTGACCAATATCAACTTAAAAAAAGTCAGCATCTGTCGGGTACTATGTCCCTTGACAATTTCACCGTCAACATTTACGAACGCTTTTCTAAAAACTGA
- a CDS encoding lactonase family protein, translated as MTNALGKNEIIVYHRASNGKLKLRQRIATGGGGSGIQLDPGDSLGSQGSLLLDSRSGRLFAVNTETRSNNPLDGQDVGDCQQGTISSFQVNRYGQLNLVDRIPSGGLFPNSLTVDRNLLYVLNAGGPGLNPFCGVGPNITGFKVSQSGNIRRFFNATMPIDPGTSPGNFLDCDPGNAPFSTEEFRCGLNPPAFPRSPAQIGFTPDKQKLVVTVKGTNTIYVFPLSRNGRPTSPSLTQVGNPFQPTPFGFAFAKTYDSSKSYLLVTEPFGATSTIPAPSASAVSSFEIGNDGALTTITQSLPNGQTTSCWIAIAPSGKYAYVSNNGGSTISSYQIGSDGSLTLLASVAAQANKPNDLAIVYEDGKSFLYVLNSGDGTVGAYQIGNDGSLTSLGSVGGLPSDDGAQGLAAY; from the coding sequence ATGACCAACGCTTTGGGCAAAAATGAGATCATCGTCTACCATCGTGCCAGTAACGGGAAATTGAAGTTGAGGCAGCGGATTGCTACAGGCGGTGGGGGTAGCGGTATACAACTCGATCCGGGCGATTCCTTAGGTTCTCAGGGTAGTCTGCTGTTGGACTCTCGATCTGGTCGTCTATTCGCCGTTAATACTGAAACTCGCAGCAATAATCCACTTGATGGGCAAGATGTGGGCGACTGCCAGCAGGGCACGATTTCTTCGTTTCAAGTTAATCGCTATGGTCAACTAAACCTTGTTGATCGGATACCTTCTGGTGGCTTGTTTCCAAATAGTTTGACCGTAGATAGAAACCTACTGTATGTGCTGAATGCTGGTGGTCCCGGTCTCAACCCATTCTGTGGTGTTGGTCCTAACATTACTGGTTTCAAGGTTTCACAATCTGGTAATATCCGTCGGTTCTTCAACGCTACAATGCCCATAGATCCAGGCACGAGTCCTGGTAATTTCCTCGACTGTGACCCAGGCAATGCTCCTTTCTCAACCGAAGAGTTTCGCTGCGGTCTCAACCCACCAGCATTTCCACGCTCCCCAGCCCAGATTGGGTTCACACCTGATAAACAGAAACTGGTAGTGACAGTCAAGGGGACAAATACGATCTACGTTTTCCCACTTTCCCGCAATGGTAGACCTACGTCACCGAGCCTTACTCAAGTCGGCAATCCATTCCAACCTACCCCGTTTGGGTTTGCCTTTGCCAAGACGTATGACTCGTCGAAAAGTTATCTTCTGGTGACTGAGCCGTTCGGTGCGACTTCTACCATTCCCGCTCCCTCTGCCAGTGCAGTCTCGTCATTTGAGATTGGTAACGATGGTGCGCTAACAACGATCACTCAGAGTTTGCCGAATGGACAGACTACCTCTTGCTGGATAGCGATCGCTCCCTCAGGTAAATATGCTTACGTCTCCAATAACGGGGGGAGTACTATTTCGTCCTATCAGATTGGTAGTGATGGCAGCCTTACCTTGCTTGCGTCCGTTGCTGCACAGGCTAACAAACCGAACGATCTCGCGATTGTGTATGAAGACGGCAAGAGCTTTCTGTATGTACTCAACAGCGGCGACGGCACAGTAGGCGCTTACCAGATCGGCAACGACGGGTCATTGACTTCACTTGGATCTGTGGGTGGTCTGCCGAGCGACGATGGGGCTCAAGGTCTCGCTGCCTATTAG
- a CDS encoding IS607 family transposase: MKLMYKPHEFAKKLGVTVKTLQRWDTSGKLPAKRTVSNYRYYTDDDLRIAQGLQPLEAKKKVVVYCRVSSNNQKPELSNQIKAMEIFCTTKGLSIDECIKEIGGGLNFKRKKFLSIVFSIIKGEIKTLVVAHKDRLCRFAFDFVEELATSYGCEIIVANQESLSPQQELVEDLMAIIHCFSCRLYGLRSYSIDLKNKLQETIDNPRHEQIELEGEERAC; this comes from the coding sequence ATCAAACTGATGTACAAGCCGCACGAGTTTGCGAAAAAATTAGGTGTAACAGTTAAAACACTGCAACGGTGGGATACTTCTGGGAAACTCCCTGCAAAAAGAACAGTTTCTAATTACCGTTATTACACTGATGATGATTTAAGAATAGCTCAAGGTCTACAGCCTCTAGAAGCAAAAAAGAAAGTGGTTGTATATTGTCGTGTGTCTTCAAATAACCAAAAGCCTGAGTTATCAAATCAAATCAAGGCTATGGAAATTTTTTGTACCACCAAAGGGCTATCTATCGATGAATGCATAAAAGAAATTGGGGGAGGACTAAACTTTAAGCGCAAAAAGTTTTTAAGTATTGTGTTTTCTATTATTAAAGGTGAAATCAAAACCTTGGTTGTTGCACATAAGGATAGACTTTGCAGATTCGCGTTTGATTTTGTAGAAGAGCTAGCCACATCTTACGGTTGTGAAATTATTGTAGCCAACCAAGAATCTTTGTCACCGCAACAAGAATTAGTTGAAGATTTGATGGCTATCATACACTGTTTTTCTTGCAGGTTATATGGACTGCGTTCTTATTCTATCGATTTAAAAAATAAACTTCAAGAGACTATTGACAACCCTAGACATGAGCAAATAGAATTGGAAGGTGAAGAACGAGCGTGTTGA
- a CDS encoding RNA-guided endonuclease InsQ/TnpB family protein — MLLSIKTKLKLSRTQETIMSKHAGIARFTYNWGLATWNNFYKDGLKPNKYILKKFFNNHIKPEFEWIKEKGICQKITQYAFDNLGDAFSRFFSGKGGYPNFKKKGHHDSFTIDASGKPIPVGGKSIKMPTIGWVRTYEGLPHTTCKSITISRTADSWFISFAYEQTHEPTTKQHDVVGVDLGVKELATFSTGVVFPNPKHYKTHLAKLRRLSRKFARKTKGSNNRNKTKIQLARHHARVTNLRKNTLHQVTTFLCKNHAKIVVEDLNVSGMLSNHKLAQVIADCGFHEFKRQLEYKAKKFGCEIVIADRWFPSSKTCSNCGHIQDMPLKERTYNCGSCGYSMDRDLNAAINLSRLAKA; from the coding sequence ATGCTTTTATCCATCAAAACAAAGTTAAAACTGAGTAGAACTCAAGAAACGATTATGAGTAAACATGCAGGTATTGCTAGATTTACTTACAACTGGGGTCTTGCTACTTGGAATAATTTTTATAAAGATGGACTAAAGCCAAACAAATACATCCTCAAAAAGTTTTTTAACAACCACATCAAACCTGAGTTTGAGTGGATTAAAGAGAAAGGTATTTGTCAGAAAATAACTCAATATGCTTTCGATAATTTAGGTGACGCTTTCTCCAGATTCTTTTCGGGTAAAGGTGGCTATCCTAACTTTAAAAAGAAAGGACATCATGATTCTTTCACTATTGATGCAAGTGGAAAGCCCATTCCAGTAGGTGGAAAATCAATCAAAATGCCTACGATTGGATGGGTAAGAACTTACGAAGGTTTGCCACACACTACTTGCAAATCAATCACCATTTCAAGAACTGCTGATAGCTGGTTTATTTCTTTCGCTTACGAACAAACACATGAACCAACCACCAAACAGCATGATGTTGTAGGCGTTGATTTGGGAGTTAAAGAATTAGCTACATTTTCTACGGGGGTAGTGTTTCCTAACCCCAAGCATTACAAAACCCATCTAGCAAAGCTTCGTAGACTATCACGAAAGTTTGCTAGAAAAACGAAAGGTTCTAATAATAGAAACAAAACCAAAATACAACTTGCAAGACATCATGCTAGGGTAACCAATCTTAGGAAAAATACTCTTCACCAAGTCACTACTTTCTTATGCAAAAACCACGCAAAAATAGTAGTAGAAGATTTGAACGTTTCTGGGATGCTATCTAACCACAAATTGGCGCAAGTGATTGCTGATTGTGGATTTCATGAATTCAAACGGCAGTTGGAATATAAAGCTAAAAAGTTTGGCTGCGAAATAGTCATCGCTGACCGTTGGTTTCCATCAAGTAAAACTTGTTCCAATTGTGGACATATTCAAGATATGCCACTTAAAGAAAGAACCTACAACTGTGGAAGTTGTGGGTACTCGATGGACAGGGATTTAAACGCAGCAATCAATTTATCACGTTTGGCTAAAGCGTGA
- a CDS encoding Uma2 family endonuclease, with protein sequence MLDYNPLHCLPSSEELPDSDDTPVDNELQDLIPGLLKAMLALLWSERWDWFFGVDMGVYYDPDKPAIVPNGFLSLGVKRFIDEDLRLSYVLWEEKKQPILILEIVSQIHRGEYSTKKEFYAKELGILYYVVYNPSRRKKPPLEVYRLVNGEYELQPGNPIWLPEINLGIGRERGIYQGIAREWLYWFDEQGQRLLTPEERIIEAEERANYEEQRRVEAEQRAQMLAEKLTALGVDPQTLT encoded by the coding sequence ATGTTAGACTACAACCCATTGCACTGTTTGCCATCTTCCGAAGAACTACCCGACTCAGACGATACACCTGTGGATAATGAACTACAAGATTTGATTCCCGGCTTGCTAAAAGCGATGCTGGCTTTGCTGTGGTCAGAGCGTTGGGATTGGTTTTTTGGCGTTGATATGGGTGTTTATTACGACCCAGATAAACCAGCGATAGTGCCCAATGGATTTCTGAGTTTAGGAGTTAAACGCTTTATTGATGAGGATTTGCGACTGAGTTATGTGCTGTGGGAAGAAAAGAAGCAGCCAATTTTGATACTAGAGATTGTTTCTCAAATCCATCGGGGAGAATACAGCACTAAGAAAGAATTCTATGCGAAAGAATTAGGCATTTTGTACTACGTTGTATATAATCCCTCTCGTCGCAAAAAGCCACCTTTGGAAGTGTATCGCTTAGTGAATGGCGAATATGAGTTACAGCCAGGAAATCCTATTTGGCTACCGGAGATTAATTTAGGAATTGGACGAGAACGGGGAATTTATCAAGGTATAGCGCGGGAGTGGTTGTACTGGTTTGACGAACAAGGGCAAAGGTTGCTAACACCAGAAGAACGCATTATAGAAGCGGAAGAACGCGCAAATTATGAGGAACAGCGACGTGTGGAAGCAGAACAACGCGCACAAATGCTCGCAGAAAAATTGACAGCGTTAGGTGTAGATCCCCAAACGCTGACTTAA
- the cofH gene encoding 7,8-didemethyl-8-hydroxy-5-deazariboflavin synthase subunit CofH, whose product MKYKTVESILDRTLMGYDLSPDEGVVLLKQTDSSAIASIRSTADKLRYTQAGDTVTYVINRNINFTNICEQHCSFCAFRRDDGEAGAYWLDWAQILPKLTDAVQRGATEICMQGGLNLQAKVNGKSLGYYLKLVENIKQEFPHLHLHAFSPQEVQFIAREDGLKYVDVIAAFRDAGVGSMPGTAAEVLNDDVRRILCPEKIDTATWLEIVSTAHKLGLPTTSTMLSGHIETPEQQIEHLEKLRQLQKTAINQDYPASITEFILLPFVGQEAPKPLRRRVGRDQPVLADALLLTAVARIYLGNWIPNHQPSWVKLGLGGATEALVSGCNDIGGTLMEEHITTMAGAVGGTCMEVETLQAAVTSLGRPYQQRDTLYQTVGG is encoded by the coding sequence GTGAAGTATAAAACTGTTGAAAGCATTCTAGACCGTACCCTGATGGGGTACGATTTGTCTCCCGACGAGGGAGTAGTATTGTTAAAACAAACAGATTCAAGTGCGATCGCCTCTATTCGCTCTACAGCTGATAAACTCCGCTATACTCAAGCCGGCGATACTGTCACCTACGTAATTAATCGCAATATTAACTTTACTAATATCTGTGAACAGCACTGTAGTTTCTGCGCTTTTCGGCGCGATGATGGTGAAGCGGGTGCTTATTGGTTAGATTGGGCGCAAATTTTGCCAAAATTGACAGATGCGGTGCAGCGCGGTGCAACGGAAATTTGTATGCAGGGAGGATTAAACCTACAAGCAAAGGTGAATGGCAAATCTTTGGGTTATTACCTCAAACTAGTAGAAAACATTAAGCAAGAATTTCCGCATTTGCATTTACACGCATTCTCTCCCCAAGAAGTGCAATTTATTGCCAGGGAAGACGGATTGAAGTATGTTGATGTAATTGCTGCTTTCCGAGATGCTGGTGTTGGTTCAATGCCAGGAACAGCAGCGGAAGTGTTGAATGATGACGTGCGACGGATATTGTGTCCAGAAAAGATTGACACAGCTACTTGGCTAGAAATTGTCAGTACAGCGCACAAATTAGGTTTGCCTACCACTAGTACCATGCTGTCAGGACATATTGAAACGCCAGAACAGCAAATAGAACATTTAGAAAAATTGCGCCAGCTGCAAAAAACCGCGATTAACCAAGACTACCCTGCTAGCATTACAGAATTTATTTTACTACCCTTTGTCGGACAAGAAGCGCCCAAACCTCTACGCCGCCGTGTCGGACGCGATCAACCAGTTTTGGCTGATGCATTATTACTTACCGCTGTAGCCCGAATTTACTTAGGAAATTGGATTCCTAACCATCAGCCAAGCTGGGTAAAACTGGGACTAGGGGGTGCGACAGAAGCTTTAGTTTCCGGTTGCAACGATATCGGCGGCACATTAATGGAAGAACATATTACCACAATGGCAGGTGCTGTGGGTGGCACTTGTATGGAAGTTGAAACTTTGCAAGCTGCTGTTACTTCTTTAGGAAGACCTTACCAACAAAGGGATACTCTTTATCAGACAGTTGGTGGTTAG